TCATGGAAAACAGAGCTTTTTACAGAGTTCCAAAAACCTGCtttctaagaaaacaaattttaccTTTCTAGGAAATTAAGTAACGGGAAACAAAGAATTCACATTCAATCACTACACAAACCCCATTAACACTAAATTAAGCATCAGTCACAAAACAGtgttcttttcaatttggttaaaaaactacaaaacaaacaattttgagctttttttttcgCAACAACTGCAATAAAATTTACACTAACAAATCCTGGCCACACTAAAAAaccaatcattaaaaaacagagctttattttttttatggagtttcAATATAGAGCTTtcataaaaacaagttttaccTTTCTGGGCTCAATTATTTTACTAATTACAGTAACTATAACTatccaaatcaaaatcaaaaaaaaaaaaaaatcacattcgATCATGACGAAAGGCTAAACCCTAATTAAGCAAAtcagaaaacaaaatctttcaaTTGGGTTACTAAAAAACTGCATCAAGAAACGATTCTGAGCATCCGGGCATCATTATTTCATTGATTCGAGAGATGGATGGTTGTCAAAATTGGAAAAGAAGATCACAAAAAAAGTTAGTACCTTCTTTTCAGTGTTCTCTTCAGTTTTGCTCATTTTGATTCTCTGTGATTTTGGTATGGGTCCACTAATTTCAACAGGATGATCTTGACCGTTCTTTTTTGATGACGATGAACTGTTTGTCATGCCCCTTTAACACCACCTTCTTGTTACTAATTTCAACATTGGTGTTGTTGGTTCaataaaattagggttttgttttcGGCTCAGTTACAGTGATCGATTGGTTGAAGAAATAAGATTGCCTACTGCAGGTTTTAATTATAGATCTATTCCCAGCAAATCAGATGGAGAGGTATGATGTTAGTGAGGGGTAATTATGTCAATCAAGGAGACATTATTAAGTAAAGTTACTAACGAGCCCTTCTTCTAAAGTCGTGGCAAGTTTGATCTGGTGGTTTTTACAACTGTATGTTAATGTAGTGTATCTGATTCTTAAGTCTTGTTTGGCTTGTTGGATCGGGGAGACAAAATGAGGAGGATTTGTTTCCAACCCTGAACAGAATTTTTGAGCATGGTGACATCATAAactgatttaataatatttaattttctatatgtCTAACTCCACTCAAAGTTATAGCATAGTAATTGATTTgaacaaatattattactaatattatcttaatctaatcttattttatgtgtatttttttattaacgtgggtgtccggaccagcttgtgtgtacctcgactaatcctacgggctctaaagttaacgatcatttAAGCCTCTAGTGATCCTAAAGTTTACAGTACTCAAACTAGTGAtctctagaaaataaatttagaatttcaccaattaaattacacacctcaagtttttttttttttccgtgtaCTTGTATCACATGTTAGTAGCTTGATTTaactgtttttgtttatttatttaggagAAGAATCTTGTATATCCTGATTTTGGAATGcatatcatttctttttctttttcttttttattcgcGAGAGCTTCCCAGTCTATTCCTCGTTTTATGAACTGTATTTATTGGGTTTgttgtatatatttgtttttaactatAGCTATGCTATTATAAAAGGTTTTGgattataaattttgatatgtACATTCTTGTTTTAGGATACAGgcatgcaaaaaacaaaatacacaactcaaaagaataaaataaaataaaaaataaaacacacaagaaTTTACATAGTTTACTCAAATTTAGCTATTTTTACAGACAAGTATAGAAAGATTTTACTAAGTAATATAGGAATTATAATCACTCTCTATTAATTAGAGAACAATTAAAAATCTCTATATTAATAGGAATAAACACCTCACACTCTCTGTTACAAATACCTTATAATTTAGTGAGATTCCTCTCCTTTCCTTTACATTTTTTCTCTCACACATTTGTGTTTTTCTCTGGTATGGCATATAGAAAGGCTTTGGATGCAGCCTATTTATAGGCTGAACATCCTAGACTctccttatttaaaaataaggataaaagaaAGTAGTGCactgaaatttatcaattaTTAGGTAGCTTTTGATGCCAACCATTTAATTGGGATGACATTTAATAGGATGGCAAACTCCATATTTTTCCACTTGATGACTTTGATTTTAATCATGTCATCACACCTGATCATCTgtaatttttctattctttttatacTTGTCATCTTCATGTTGTATGCATTCTTACTAAGCCATATGAGGATCTACACCATATATACATATCATTGTTGATTGGTTTGGTCAAAACATTTGCGAggttctttttggtgtgaatcTTTTGAAAATCCACACTTTCATCTTTCACCACttcatgaacaaaatgataCTGAACATCTatgtgttttgttcttgaatgaAATGTTGAATTCCTTGCAATATGCAAGGTACTCTAATTATCACAATACACGATAATCTCTTCTTAGCCATATTGCTTCTTTACAAGCTTGGGTAACTACTATGAACTCaatttttattgtgaataaaGCTACAATAATTTGTAGTTTAGAGACCCACTCACAACTTCTCTATAATTATGACATAacctgaaattgatttttttttctcaaggtCACCTGTAAAATCTGAATCAACGTAACCTCTAACTGTCAATTCTGATCCTCCATAATATAATGCAACATCCGAGGTACCCTTGATGTATATCAAGATCCTCTTAATAATGTTCTAATGCTCTTTACCAGGATTTACCAAGTATTGACTAACTGTTCTCATTACTTGTGCAATGTCCGTCTTGTATATATCATGACAAACATTAAACTTCTCACTAAAGATATATACAGTACTCGATACATCTCTATCCTCTCTGCTAATGACTACCTTATGGGTAGTGAGATCTAACAAACAATACCCCTTCATTCCCTTAACATATTCCAAGAATATACATTTTCTGGATTTTGAATCCAATTTGATAACTTCTTGTGTATTGCACATCACATACACAAGAATTCCAAATATATGCAATTAAGAATAACTAAGTGGTTTTCTAATCCACATCTTTATTGGTGTCTTCAAATCAATCGCGGTTAATGGAGATTGGCTGATCACATGACATATGGTTTTGACTACTTCTGGCCAGTATGGCTTTCCTAAGAATGCAGCCTTTAACATTGCTCTTGTTATTTCTAAATGAATTTTGTTCATTTGTTCTGCCACTCTattttgttgtggagtgtaTGTTGTTGTGAACTGTCTTTTAATACCTATTTGTTGACAAAAGTTATCAAATTCATCACTGGTATATTTTCCTGCATTATCTATAATCAGAaacttgatctttttttttttttttcagattcaaGTTCTAACCACGCTTTAAAGGTTTTAAAGACTGAAAGCACACATGCCTTGCTTTTGATTGGATACACCTAACATCTCTTAAAGAAGTCATTTGAGAATGATACAAAGTATCTTGCTCCTCCTATAGATATAACCAATGCTCGTCAAACATCAAAATGAATTAGGTCTAAGATATAATTACTTTTAGCCGTTCATATGCAAAACTTCAACTTGTGTTGTTTACTTGTAATACAATGCTCATAAAAGGTAAATAAATCTTTGTAAGCCCATGAAGTAACTTCTGATCAAAAAGAATTTTCATGCCTTTCTCTAACATGTGGCCTAACTTTTGATGCCACATCATTGTCTTATCTTTTATAGAATTGGCTGATGCAATTGATGCATCTGCCTTATGATATGTTTCTCCTATTAACATAAACAAGTTTGCAGCTATCTTTCTTGCCTTTAATACCACCAACATCCCTCTAACAATTTTGATGATGCCATTGTCTGTATGAATCTTACAACAAAGACTATCAAATTGTCCTACCGataaacaaaatttctttaagCCTTTCACATATTGTATTTCTTGAATGGTACAAATTGAGCCATTGTGCATTTTTAGTTTCATGGTGCTAATGCCAACAATCTCTAAGGCATGATCATTACCCATAAATACCAAGCCTCCAAAGATGTGTTCATATGTATAAAACAAATCCTAACGAGGAGTCATATGCCATGTTGCTCCTGAATCCATCAACCAAACCTAAGTGAGCTTTATTCTATCTTTAAAGACTGTAGCTATGATAAAATTTCTCCATCATCTGAAGTGTTTGCAACACGTTCTTGAGGTTTTGATGACTGAGTATTGTTCTCCATACCTTTTTTATGCCAACAGTCCCTTTTATAATGCCTTTTTTTTGCCACCATTGTAGCATTTCATAGTCTTTTTACTTCTTGATTTGGAACTTCCTTGCCTTTGACTTCATCTGGAGCTGCTTGATGCGAATTATTAATTCTGTCTTCTTTATTCTTGTGCCTACTTTCTTCTTCCAATATAGCGACTGCAATATCATTGAAGACTAGATAGTCTGTGAGGATGTTATTGGTCAAGTTAATAATGAGTTTATCctatgaataaagaaaaattcaaagtaGAAGCTCTACATGTTCATTTTCCTATATTTGCTGACCTAACGTAGTGagttatgaaaataaaattcttattgtGTTAACGTGGTTAGTCACCAATGTGGTTTCTGCCATTTATAGAGTATAAAGTCTCTTTTTTAAGAACTTATTATGCAGAGACTTAGACTTGTATAACTTTGTCGGAGTATCCCAAATCTCCTTCGCAATTTTCTTCTTTGCCATACTTGTAATACTTTGTCAGTTaatgctaaatgtatgttagcaaTAACATTGTCATCCATCTCAATCCACTTGGCATTATCAATGATTTACATGGGCCTATCTCTAATTGCTGCAGGCAATTGTCTTTTCTTAAAATTGCCTTCATTCTCATTTTTTCATAATGAGAAATTGTTCTTCTTGAACTTTTCAATCTCGTACTTTGTTGCCATTTTATTCACTATGATCTATTCAACTATCATTGTTTCACTTACGAACTGCAACATATATGGAAATAGAATTGTATAAATAATACTTCTATTAAGTAAGTTCCCATAAAAGATTGGAGAGATCACAAACATCCCGCTTAAAACTCAATCTTCTTAGACAAAACTTTCTAGACGGTATTTATTCACCACATTGACTTTCCCTATATATAGACAATAATGTATATGTGAACAGTGCtgtatataaacaaaaacaaccagGCTACTCTGATACCACTGTTAGGATCCCAACATGCAAAACAAATTACACAACTCAAGAGAATAGGAAAAATGAGAAATGAGACACATAAGAATTTATGTGATTTACCTAAATTTGTCTACATCCACAGGCAAGCATAGAAGGGTTTTACCAAGTAATGTCGAAATTACAACCattctttattaataaaagaaCAATTGAAAATCTCTATAATAATAGAAGTAAAAACCTCACACACACTCTTACAAATACCTCACAATTTAGTGATATTTATCtctttccctctccctctcattCTCTCACACTCTTGTCTTTTTCTCTTGTATGTCatatatgttgtaaataataaagactaattcaaaagatttttatttcacattGGAAAAACACGACTAACttcttatgaacatagagtatatatagaGCTTTCTAttccacataaaaaaataagaccttCATCTAGTGtttatatagtaaactttgAAATGAGATAATAATCAACAAGGAAATGATAGTGGGCTGGCGCACATAAGGTTGAGCCGAGTAAGAGAAAAACCTCTGATTGTCCCCCCTGCGTGCAAGACAATACTTATACTTTCTGAACCTTTTGTTtctagtaataattttttttggcccTTAAACCAAAACcgtaatttttaaacataattttatggCCAAGAATCATCAGCAGGGCTTTCCTTCAGACATAGTTCATGTAATATCACATGGTTCTGTCTTCCAACTACTTGATGAAtatagaaattttttataaaaacaacttgcCCTACATGTACAGAGTTAGGCTAATCGAGGACTACCTAAAAAATGGAAATAGACAGTTGGATTTAGATATCAATGCTGatataaaagcaaaaactaAGTGACCCCATTGGATATGGACATGTTTGAGACGATCAGCCTGTGAGATAACAAGTTAGTCTCTCTAGGATTAGGGACATGCTTTGGACAACTGAACAAGGGTGTGCTCtcagaagaaggaagaaaaatcaagcaatTGGATGTGATGCACAAACTGGCCGGCATAtacacggttttttttttttaaaattcttttccaAGTTATTTcctatttagttttgatttatgatCTGATCCTAACAAATTACAAAGTTTTATATcctctcaaaattttctttctcattttacAGCTTAAACATGGcatagaatataaaaatagttcCGACATCTCAAAAGTCAGAGTTGGAGGATCTCTAAGGGAAAATTTTACGCAAAACCGTCACATTATCAATCCCCCAATTCTCCTTGTACAGTGAGGATTTTCACGACCAAGTGATTAGTAATGAGGTGTATGAgaagtgataataattattttttaaaatatattttaattacaaatatattaaaataatatatatttttaatttttaaaagttatttttgatattttcatatcaaaataataaaaaaataaaaaaattaattttaaacaaataaattaatttttattgaaattctaGTATAAAGGCAACACCAAGTGGGGTCTAGTCTAGCAATACAAAGTAAAGCGAAACCTGAACcgagtatttttaatttgaagattTGACAGGAAGATTggaaaaaagtattaatttctATTCTTAATTTCCCAAACCATCTCTGCCTCTGCCATAAGTTCCAGCAGACATTGCacattaatttacaaaattgTCAGGACTTGTCAAATTTAGGTTGGTGTATTATGATCCCCTCAACTGGGATATAATATTAATGAAGATATCTTCTCTGCAAGGAAGTGTAATCGTGTAACACCGCCCACTGGATTAAACCCAAATTCTTCCTCAGCATTTTCTCCACTATATATATGGAGATGGAGTGAAGGATCTCTAATATCCAGATTGATCATACAACTTGAAATTAAAGCagaacttctttcttttcttcttttaacagatatatatatatatatataactgaaCAGGTATAAGAATATTCTATTTAGAACACTATAAGACTGCAATTTAATTAGGGATTAAGAACAAGTTTTTTCATAGGAGGGGAATAGGAAACTAAATAGGTCATTCACTTTGTGACAGAGCATTGCAGAATATGAGAGTTGAAGCAACAACTtctgtgtaaaaatatttttcatttggtAATATgtagtcaaaaaatatttacactGAATCGGCAATTCCTGCCtatacagatttttttttctttggttagtTTTGTTGCATCTTATTATCTACTCAAGCTAGTAGTGACATCAAGGAAAGTATCTTCTGCGCGGGGAATCGTCAATCCTCCCATTGGATGATCAAAGCCGAACTCCTCTTCAGCTCCATGTAGCAAATCTTGAAATGAAGGCTGTTTCAAATAGGATGTGGGAACCACAAATCGCTTCTTCTCAGGTTCCCCAACGTAAACTGCCAGGAAACCTTTTGGAACATCTAAGGACCTTGAAGCAGCTTTATAGGCGCCGGAAACAGACCGAGGGAGACTTTGTTTAGCAGGAGCAATGGGCAAACGAATAGCCATTGTCGCTTTGTTGACGTATCTAAGGAAGAAGAAACTTGCTGCAACCTGCTTGATTCTGCGATTAGAGACATGCTTGcaacaattaatttatagcTCGTAATCAGATGGGACGCAGATTAGAGAAACTAGATGTAAGATGTTGCTATAGAACCTAGTAGTTGTACAAGCAAAAATTAGCAAGAGGAAAAAGGTTGAATTGCTAGAAGTTGTAGCATATAGTATTGTGATCCAATTGAATGGAAATAAGCTTTCAACCTGTCAAAATAAGTCCAAAACGGAATGCATCATTAGCAGAGCTTTCTTTTGACCAAATAATTACTAGGTTCAAGGAAATGATCAGCCTGTCACCAATGTCCCTCTCCCCAAAGCTAAAATTAACCTTTTTGTTCAATCATTTAATTCCCTACTGGAATTAATGCAGAATAACGTCTTGTTTCTCCACTTGGAATAATTTGAATCCCTATGAACAAAGATTCTAGTTTTCAAACATTGACAGATATTCATTTTGAGAAATTAACTCGGACCGAAATTACCAAGAAGAGAATCTTCAACAGGAACAAAAGTCACCAGCTTACATATCATAAATTTAAGTACGAGAATGAACAATTGGCTAATGACATTTGTCTATAAAAAAGCAAAGCATTAGCAAACATTAAAAATACAGCAATCCTTCTGACGGCATATGAACTTCAAGTCTGTGCATGTTTGTACATCTTGCATGTTATAATACAGATCAACAAGGGCGATAATTATCATCATAACTATTATAGTGGATCATGGGATTAACCGGATGCGATGGTGGAGCTGGCAATGACGTCCCATATGGGGGCAACATCGGTGGCCTTGGCATATGCATAGGATAAGGAGGTACAGGTTCCATACATCGATGGTATAAGGAAGTGACCTCCATTAAATGGCCTCATGTATCCAAATCCATTCATAACCACTTGGCTTCCATAAAATGGCATCGATGATCCAAATTCTTGCATAGCTAATTGGTTTCCATAAATTGGCTTATTTTATGACCCGAATTCATTCACAGGTGTCCTTGGAAACTGCCACTTATTGTCAACAGGAGCTTTTCGAGCCAGAGATATCTAGGCCTCTGCTTGTTTCCAAGAAGTTTTTTACCAAGCCAACTGCACCAGTTACCCTTCTTGTTGTCTCTTGGGACGTACTTATTAGAGTTATAATCCAGAAACCCGTTGGCGGGTGCGCCGCGATCTGAATCTCTCTtcctataataatttttattcaaaacagtGTTATCCTCGTCGTCACTCTCCATGAATTCTTTTCGGGAGGATAGAAGTTCTGCCCTTTTGCCCCACTTAGTAAACTTCTCTAGAATTACCTAAGGCTCTACGCTGCCCGAAAGCATTACCAAATCTTTTGCGGTGTCGATGGTAATAGAATCCACCCCTGGCAAGTATTAGAGacaatttttaaaaagggaaattttgcaaaaatatttttatgaattactGATAAAAATGTTGAAAGTTAAGCTGGTTACTTGTCTTTAAAGCTTCAGAAGTAAATCCTGAAGTTATAAcgtgaagaaagaagaatgaAGTAATGGAAGAAGTTTCTGTTTGAAGCAGTTACAGCAGTTAAAGAAAACAGTTAAAGCAGTTATAGCAGTTATAGCagttttttctgttaatttctGTTACAAACCGATTCTTACATGTGTAAGAATTGTAGCCCTCAATTGATGAAAGGTTGAGATGAATTGATTCCTAAAATCTAGGAGTCTGTTATTAATTACATGTAACGTGTATAAAAGCAGGATTCCTGCATtggaaaattaagagaaaaataactaCAAGAATTTCTTCTCATCTTCTCTGCAAAACTCCTCTACAAACTCTTCTagagaaacatgaaaatcaaacatggtatcagagctgttGAAAACTGATTCCTAAGAGGGGCGTAAACTGTGAAAACAGCTTGATTAAACTGTTGCTTACTCAAAATGGTAGGATCAAACTCTGCTGGAGGAGATCTAAGAACTCCACAGTTCAATGGcacaaattatgatttttgggcTGTAAAAATGGAGACAATCCTCATAGCATTCGATCTATGGGACGTAATAGAAGGTGGACTACAATCTCATCAATCACCCGAAGTTGCAACTGGATCAGGCGATGAAGAGAGTGAAGCAGAGCAAACTACATTGCCAACATCCACTATCTccagagaaaacaaaatcaagaatgCAAAGGCATTAAGCCTCATACAAGGAGCATTAACAGATGACCTTTTCCCACGCATAAGAAACGAGAAGACTGCAAAAGGAGCTTGGGACATTTTGAGCAGAGAATTCAGAGGAGATAAAAAGGTTAGAGCTGTGAAACTTCAAGCAATTAGAGCAGATTTTGAATACATAAGAATGTCAGAAGGTGAAAGTTTAGATGGTTATCTAACAAAATTCTTTGCAACTGTGAATAATCTGAAATCATTAGGAGAAGATGTATCAGAAACCAAAATTGTGCAAAAATTGCTGATGAGTTTAAGTAGAAGATATAAGTCCATTGTGTCTATTATTGAAGAGACACGAGACCTTGATGTTCTAAGAGCAGAAGAGGTCATTGCGTCTGTCAAAGTCTATGATAAGAGGGAGGATTTGCATGATGAAAGGGACAAGTTAACAGGAACAGAAAAAGCCTTTAGCAGTCTAAAGGTTGGAAGCTATCAAGTCTACAGCTCACATAAGGGCTTCCAAGGCAGATCTACTCAAAAATGGCAATCACAAGACAGGAGGGGATCAAATTGGACTCCAAACAGAAACCTGAACAGCTATAACAACACAAGCTGGAATAACAATACTGGGGGGGCAGTCAAGCAGGTGTGAAACCACAGTGTCAGGTATGCCAGAAGCATCATTTTGGATTGTGCAGGCACAAAGGAAAACCAAGATGTGGAAGATGCAATCGATTTGGCCAT
The DNA window shown above is from Populus trichocarpa isolate Nisqually-1 chromosome 4, P.trichocarpa_v4.1, whole genome shotgun sequence and carries:
- the LOC7453611 gene encoding auxin-responsive protein SAUR21 produces the protein MAIRLPIAPAKQSLPRSVSGAYKAASRSLDVPKGFLAVYVGEPEKKRFVVPTSYLKQPSFQDLLHGAEEEFGFDHPMGGLTIPRAEDTFLDVTTSLSR